The region ACATCGTTTCCCACTTAACCATAACTTTGGGACCTTAGCTGACGGTCTGGGTTGTTTCCCTTTTCACGACGGACGTTAGCACCCGCCGTGTGTCTCCCATGCTCGGCACTTGTAGGTATTCGGAGTTTGCATCGGTTTGGTAAGTCGGGATGACCCCCTAGCCGAAACAGTGCTCTACCCCCTACAGTGATACATGAGGCGCTACCTAAATAGCTTTCGAGGAGAACCAGCTATCTCCGAGCTTGATTAGCCTTTCACTCCGATCCACAGGTCATCCGCTAACTTTTCAACGGTAGTCGGTTCGGTCCTCCAGTTAGTGTTACCCAACCTTCAACCTGCCCATGGATAGATCGCCCGGTTTCGGGTCTATTCCCAGCGACTAGACGCCCTATTAAGACTCGCTTTCGCTACGCCTCCCCTATTCGGTTAAGCTCGCCACTGAAAATAAGTCGCTGACCCATTATACAAAAGGTACGCAGTCACCCAACAAAGTGGGCTCCCACTGCTTGTACGCATACGGTTTCAGGATCTATTTCACTCCCCTCTCCGGGGTTCTTTTCGCCTTTCCCTCACGGTACTAGTTCACTATCGGTCAGTCAGTAGTATTTAGCCTTGGAGGATGGTCCCCCCATATTCAGACAAAGTTTCTCGTGCTCCGTCCTACTCGATTTCACTGCAAAGATGTTTTCGCGTACAGGGCTATCACCCACTATGGCCGCACTTTCCAGAGCGTTCCGCTAACATCAATACAGCTTAAGGGCTGGTCCCCGTTCGCTCGCCACTACTAAGGGAATCTCGGTTGATTTCTTTTCCTCAGGGTACTTAGATGTTTCAGTTCCCCTGGTTCGCTTCTTAAGCCTATGTATTCAGCTTAAGATACCTAACTTATGTTAGGTGGGTTCCCCCATTCAGACATCTCCGGATCAAAGTCTGTTTGCCGACTCCCCGAAGCTTTTCGCAGGCTACCACGTCTTTCATCGCCTCTGACTGCCAAGGCATCCACCGTATGCGCTTCTTCACTTGACCATATAACCCCAAGCAATCTGGTTATACTATGAAGACGACATTCGCCGAAAATTCGCAATTTAACTCACAAATTTTACCTTAGCCTGAATAAACACCAGTGAAAGTGTTATCCAGTCTATCTTTCTATCACATACCCAAATTTTTAAAGAACGATCTAATCAAAAGATCAGAAATCAACATTCACCACCATCTGATGGAATGTTCATTTCTAAGCTTTACGATAGAGAAGCCACGATTTAACGTCGCTTCTACCGTCTTCTTCAATGAATCAAGCAATTCGTGTGGGAACTTATGGAGCAGCTGATGTCGTCGATTAAGGAGGTGATCCAGCCGCAGGTTCCCCTACGGCTACCTTGTTACGACTTCACCCCAGTCATGAATCACACCGTGGTAACCGTCCTCCCGAAGGTTAGACTAGCTACTTCTGGTGCAACCCACTCCCATGGTGTGACGGGCGGTGTGTACAAGGCCCGGGAACGTATTCACCGTGACATTCTGATTCACGATTACTAGCGATTCCGACTTCACGCAGTCGAGTTGCAGACTGCGATCCGGACTACGATCGGTTTTATGGGATTAGCTCCACCTCGCGGCTTGGCAACCCTTTGTACCGACCATTGTAGCACGTGTGTAGCCCAGGCCGTAAGGGCCATGATGACTTGACGTCATCCCCACCTTCCTCCGGTTTGTCACCGGCAGTCTCCTTAGAGTGCCCACCATTACGTGCTGGTAACTAAGGACAAGGGTTGCGCTCGTTACGGGACTTAACCCAACATCTCACGACACGAGCTGACGACAGCCATGCAGCACCTGTCTCAATGTTCCCGAAGGCACCAATCCATCTCTGGAAAGTTCATTGGATGTCAAGGCCTGGTAAGGTTCTTCGCGTTGCTTCGAATTAAACCACATGCTCCACCGCTTGTGCGGGCCCCCGTCAATTCATTTGAGTTTTAACCTTGCGGCCGTACTCCCCAGGCGGTCAACTTAATGCGTTAGCTGCGCCACTAAGAGTTCAAGACTCCCAACGGCTAGTTGACATCGTTTACGGCGTGGACTACCAGGGTATCTAATCCTGTTTGCTCCCCACGCTTTCGCACCTCAGTGTCAGTATCAGTCCAGGTGGTCGCCTTCGCCACTGGTGTTCCTTCCTATATCTACGCATTTCACCGCTACACAGGAAATTCCACCACCCTCTACCATACTCTAGCTTGCCAGTTTTGGATGCAGTTCCCAGGTTGAGCCCGGGGATTTCACATCCAACTTAACAAACCACCTACGCGCGCTTTACGCCCAGTAATTCCGATTAACGCTTGCACCCTCTGTATTACCGCGGCTGCTGGCACAGAGTTAGCCGGTGCTTATTCTGTCGGTAACGTCAAAACACTAACGTATTAGGTTAATGCCCTTCCTCCCAACTTAAAGTGCTTTACAATCCGAAGACCTTCTTCACACACGCGGCATGGCTGGATCAGGCTTTCGCCCATTGTCCAATATTCCCCACTGCTGCCTCCCGTAGGAGTCTGGACCGTGTCTCAGTTCCAGTGTGACTGATCATCCTCTCAGACCAGTTACGGATCGTAGCCTTGGTGAGCCATTACCTCACCAACTAGCTAATCCGACCTAGGCTCATCTGATAGCGCAAGGCCCGAAGGTCCCCTGCTTTCTCCCGTAGGACGTATGCGGTATTAGCGTCCGTTTCCGAACGTTATCCCCCACTACCAGGCAGATTCCTAGGTATTACTCACCCGTCCGCCGCTCTCAAGAGGTGCAAGCACCTCTCTACCGCTCGACTTGCATGTGTTAGGCCTGCCGCCAGCGTTCAATCTGAGCCATGATCAAACTCTTCAGTTCAAACATCTTTGGGTTTTGAGAAAACCCTAAACTTGGCTCAGCAATCGTTGGTTACATCTTTGATTTCTCGCGGAGTAACTTGTGATGCTGATAATCTTTTTGACTATCAGTCTGACTCCACAAGCACCCACACGAATTGCTTGATTCAGTTGTTAAAGAGCGGTTGGTTAAGCTTTCGCTCAACCGAGGCGCGCATTCTACAGCAGCCTCTGTTGCTGTCAAGCGGTTATTTTAAGAAGTTTTCAAAGTTTCCTCTGTAACTTCAACCACTTGCGCTATCGATTGCTCGTTAGCGGGAGGCGAATTCTACAGCGTTACACGCTGCTGTCAACACCTCATTTCCTGCTTCGATGACTTGAAGCTGACACCGTCGAAAACCAATCCAACTCATTGAAACTCAAGGAGTTTTCCGTTTCGACTGCGCCGGAAGTGGGGCGAATTATAGGCCGTAGAAATTTTGAGTCAAGCATTAATCAAAACTATTGCATGTAGCGGCTATATAGATAGAAGCAACACAAGTTTGCGCACTATATTGCACATAACGCATTAGTTAAGCATGATGCTCAATTCGCCCCCAGCCCTCCAGACCCCCAGGCTCTCTACGTAAATGACTAAGCTCTCCCATAGCCTCTCGTCGACGCTATTACCTGTTGGCTTGCTGTTGATCGCCATGGCCTCGATACAATCCGGCGCATCCCTGGCCAAAAGCATGTTTCCGATTGTGGGCGCCCAAGGCACAACCACTCTGCGCCTGATATTTGCCAGCATCATCATGCTGCTGATACTGCGGCCATGGAGAGCAAAGCTCACCGCCAAATCCCTGAAGACCGTCATTGTTTACGGCGCAGCCCTGGGAGGGATGAACTTCCTCTTCTATATGTCATTACGCAGTGTTCCGCTGGGCATTGCTGTGGCACTGGAATTCACAGGGCCTCTGGCCGTTGCCATTTACGCCTCCCGCAGATTGGTCGACTTTATCTGGATCGGTCTCGCCATCACCGGGCTTCTATTGCTCATCCCCACAGGTGACAGCACGCAGGGGATTGACCTGACAGGGGCCGGCTATGCATTGGGCGCGGGTGTCTGCTGGGCGCTGTATATCCTTTTTGGGCAAAAGGCCGGAGCTGACAACGGTGTTCAAACAGCAGCCCTGGGCGTGATGATTGCCGCCCTGTTTGTTGCGCCTATCGGAATAGTTCACGCAGGTTCAGCGTTATTGACTCCGGGCCTGATCCCCATAGCCATTGCTGTAGCCATATTGTCGACCGCCCTACCCTATACACTCGAGATGGTCGCTCTGACACGCATGCCCACCCGCACATTCGGCACGCTGATGAGCATCGAACCGGCCTTTGGAGCGCTTTCAGGCTTGTTATTCCTGAACGAGGTTCTGTCATTCGCACAGTGGATGGCCATCTCTTGCATCATATTGGCCTCGGTCGGTGCGACCCTAACGATGCGCAACCATTCAAAACCTATTATTGCTGACAAAAATTCATCTGTTTGACACAGTTCTGGTAATTGACTCTTATTTAAGCGATGTTTATCCCTCGTAAGATCGCTTGGGGTGGTTTCAGATAAGGTTATCCGCAAGCCCCATCAAATAGATGGCTGACAGATATCCGCATCCCGTAAATCCGACGCAAACGCTTAAGGACAGGAATGAAACGATTTTTGGTAGCTTTGGCCGTGCTAGCTGTAACCGGCTGCGCCGCAACCTCAGAAACCTCCGTCAGGCACGGTAAAAGAGGCTTGCATATCAACTGCTCTGGATTGTCCTCGTCCTGGAACAAGTGCTACGCCGAAGCCGTCAAGTCCTGCGGGAAGAAGGGTTACCGGGTGATCGCCAAATCGGGTGATACGACCGAAGAGCCGGGAGACTATCCTTTCGGGTTAAACCCTGCCGGCTACACCAGCCGCAGCATGATTGTCATCTGCAAGTAAGCACGCTTCCCTGTCGCGCAGTCGATCGTGAGAACTGCGCGACAGGGATGCGGTATCAAGCGGTGATCGAAAGCGGTGCCGTTCTGGCCAGCAACCACTCCAGCGCAGCCCCTTCGAGCAACGGGCTCAAGCGGGCACGAACCTGTGCGTGATAAGCATCAAACCACTCCAGTTCTTCACGCGTCAGCAGCGACGGCTCCAGGCAGCGTGTATCGATCGGGCACAGGGTCAAGGTTTCAAAGCTCAAGAACGCGCCGAATTCAGAAGTACCCGCCTCCCGATTCAATACCAGGTTCTCGATTCTCACTCCCCAACGACCAGGGCGATATGTGCCTGGTTCGATGGAGGTGATCATCCCCGGCTGCATGGCCGTATGCGCTGCAGGAGCCGCCTGGTAGGCAATAACCTGGGGCCCCTCATGGACGTTCAGGAAATACCCGACCCCATGCCCGGTGCCGTGTCCGTAATCGACACTCTCTGCCCAGATTGGCGCCCGAGCGATGGAATCCAGCAAGGGGGACAGGATGCCTTTTGGGAATTGCGCCCTGGACAAGGCAATCACGCCTTTGAGTACACGGGTACAATCGCGCTTTTGCTCATTGCAGGGCGTACCGACAGGCACCATTCGGGTGATGTCGGTGGTTCCCCCCAGATACTGCCCCCCGGAGTCGATCAGCAGCAATCCGTCACCCTCAATCACGGCATGCTCCTGCTCGGTCGCGTGATAGTGCGGCATCGCGCCGTTGGCATTAAAGGCCGCAATGGTATTGAAGCTCAGCGATACAAAGCCGGGGCGTCGGGCTCGCTCAGCGGTTAACCGCTCATCAATTGTCAGTTCCGTGATGCGCTCACGCCCAAGGGCGTTTTCCAGCCATGCGAAGAATTCGCACAGAGCAGCGCCATCCTGCTCCATGGCCTGACGAATATGGAAAGCGTCATCGAGGCTCTTTTGCGACTTGGCCAGAGTGGTCGGGTTCACCCCCTCAACCAGCTTGACCTCATCCTGCAAATGACCGACCAACCCACAGGTCACGCGCGCCGGGTCCACCAGCAACCGGGTCGAGGAAGGCAATGCCGCCAGCGCCGCATTGATCTCGTTGTAGTCACGCAGCTCCACGCCATCCCGCTCAAGTGTCTGCTGCAGTTGCGCATTCACTTTGCCCGGGTCCACGAACAAGGTAGCCCGCTCAGACTCAACCAACGCAAACGAAACAAACACCGGATTAAAGGAGACGTCCGAACCCCGCAGGTTAAATAACCAGGCGATATCATCGAGAGTGGCGATGAAATGTGCGTCGGCATCACGTTGCTTGAGCGTTTCCCGAAGCTTGGCCAGCTTTTCGACCCGGCTTACCGTGGCCTGTGGTGGCAGATGCTCAAAAAGCGGGCGGACAGGAAGCGCGGGGCGATCCTCCCAAACCTGGCCCAGCAGATCCAGATCGGTCCGCAAACAAGCACCACGCGCCTTGAGCTTGCTTTCCAGTGTTCGCGCCGACGCCAGCGCAAGTACCGCACCGTCAACCGAGACGGTCGCGCCTTCAGGCGTCTGTTCGGCCAGCCACTCCAAAGGGCCGGGCTGACCGGGCAACAACTTGACCAGTTCGATTGTGCTGCCGCCAAGCTCTTTTGTGGCTTGTTCCCAGTAACGGCTGTCGGCCCATAGCCCGGCAAAGGTCGGGGTCACGATCAGCGTCCCGACCGAACCCTGGAACCCTGACAGCCACTGGCGGCCCTGCCAGTACGCAGGCAAATACTCCGAAAGATGGGGGTCGGCCGAGGGCACCAGCAGTGCATGTATGCCGTGCCGGCTCATCAATGCACGGGTACGCGCCAAACGCGACACCACCGCTTCCGTGTTCAACAACTGAGTACTCATCCTGTCTCCTGCTGACAGCCACTGCTGATTATTGTTCGTCATGAATGATGGAGCAGACGCTAGGACTCGGCAACCACCCAGAAAGGTGCCGGCGCCGTGATCGCAGCCTTGATTGCCTTTACCGCTTCGTCCACGTCCTGCTCGCGGGTGAAGCGCCCGAGACTCAGGCGAATGGTTCGACTCGCCTGTTCAGCATCGTGCCCCAGTGCGAGCAATACATGCGACGGGGCCTTGCTCGCAGAATTGCAGGCAGAAGTCGCCGAATAGGCCAGTTCCGCACTGAGCGCAGCGCTGTTGAAAGGCCCTTTGTCGAACGTCAGGCTCAAGGTATGTGGAATTCGTTGATCTGGACATCCGTTGCAGTGCAAACCCGGCACATCGATCAGCGACTCAAGCAAACGCTGGCGCAGACCCTTGATGTGGCTCAGTTCCAGGGCAAATGATTCACTGGCGACGGCAAAAGCAGCGCCCATACCTGCGATCTGGTGGGTTGCCAGCGTTCCGGAACGCAAGCCTGACTCATGCCCGCCCCCATGCATTTGTGCCTGCAAGCGATGCTGAGCACGAGGCCCGACATACAAGGCACCCACCCCTTTAGGGCCGTAAACCTTGTGCGCCGAAAACGACATCAGATCCACTGCCCACTCTCTCAGATCGATGGCGATCTTGCCCGCCCCTTGCGCAGCATCGACATGAAACAGCGCACCATGCTCACGAACCCGCCGGCCAATAGCCGGAATGTCATTCACTGTTCCCAGCTCATTGTTGACCAGCATCAGCGATACCAGCAGGGTGTCTTCGCGCAGTGCCGCGCTGACGGCATCGGTACTGATAAGGCCCTTGGCGTCGGGAGCCAGATAAGTGACCTCAAAACCCGATTGTTCCAGAAAACGGGCAGTATCCAGCACCGCCTTGTGTTCGATCTGGCTGGTGATGACATGACCGCGCGAGTGGCCGCTGGCCTGGGCAACGCCTTTTAAGGCCAGATTGTTCGACTCGGTCGCACCCGACGTCCAGATGATCTGCTCCGGGTCGGCATTGACCAGCGCTGCAACCTGCTCACGGGCACGCTCGACCGCCTGGCGGGCCTCCTGACCGAACACATGGGAGCCGGAAGCCGGATTGCCAAAATTACCTTCAACCCCCAGGCAATCGACCATCACCTGAATGACACGGGCGTCCACAGGCGTGGTAGCAGCGTAATCGAAATAAAGCGGTCGTTTGTTCATGCTGAAAACCCACTGAGCGCGTTCCGAAATCAGGCTGTGCTTGATATCAGGAGAGTGAAGCCACGTTTGAAAGCGGCCATTAGAACCCGGTTGAGCGGGACGAAAAAGGTGTGCCTATAAGAAAGCCCGTAGGGCCATTCCCAAATCCATGTCAGCTTGGACTCTTGAATTTCATCGCCTTATAAAGCGCCAAGAGAAGCCATTTGTGCAAGTCCTATATGCAATAAGGATATATAAATATGGAATTAGGTTAGTTTACGGAATAAACAAATTTCCTTATAAAACACCCATCGACTTTCCTTTTGTGGGCAGAGCCCCGCGACCAAGGAGCCATGGATGCAGCTTTTAACTTTACCCCCCGCCCCCGCACTCGCCACTTCCATAAGGGCCACCGCCCAGGTGTTCGAAGACCCCGCGTCCAGGGCACTTCTCGCACATATGCAACAAATAGCCCCCAGCGACGCCAGCGTATTGATCATCGGCGAAACCGGCACCGGTAAAGAGTTGGTCGCCCGGCACATTCACCAACTCAGCCACCGCCATCAGCAGCCGTTCGTGGCCGTCAATTGCGGGGCGTTTGCCGAAACCCTGGTCGAAGCCGAATTGTTCGGGCATGAGAAAGGCGCCTTCACGGGCGCACTTGGTGCCAAGGCGGGCTGGTTTGAAGAGGCGGATGGCGGCACCTTGTTTCTGGACGAGATCGGTGACTTGTCGCTGCCGATCCAGGTAAAACTGCTACGTGTCCTGCAAGAACAGGAAGTGGTCAGGCTGGGCTCACGCAAAAGCACACCGATCAATGTGCGTGTGCTGGCAGCCACCAACGTGAATCTGGAACAGGCCATCGATGCCGGGCATTTTCGAGAGGATCTGTATTACCGGTTGAATGTCATCCGCCTGAAACTGCTACCGTTGCGGGAACGCCCGGGAGACATCTTGCCGCTGGCCCGGCACTTCCTGCAAACCTATCGCCAACGGCTGTCCCATGGCCCCACCCTGCTGAGCGGAGGCGCTGAAGAAGTCCTCAGGCATCATTCCTGGCAAGGCAATATCCGCGAGCTGGAAAACGTCATCCATCACAGCCTGCTACTGTGCCGAAATCAGACCATCACCGTTCAAGACCTGCGTCTTTCGCAATCTCGCTCCAGACGCCAGGATCATCCCGCTCAGCCTCAAGTCCCGGACACGGCTCAAGCGCTGTTGCAACGTGCATTCCAACGGCTGTTCGAAGAAGAGCCAGGTGCATTGCATGAATCCGTTGAAGACGCCCTGTTACGGGCGGCGTACATATTTTGCCATCACAACCAGGTGCACACAGCCAAGCTGCTGGGGTTAAGCCGCAATGTCACGCGTGCGCGCCTGATCAAACTCGGCGCCCTGTCAGTTAACACACGTCAGCCTATAGCCAGTTCCGGCTCCTCCCCTGTGCAACAATCGGTCTGAAGGCGCCAGCAGCAGCTTACGACAGCTGCTGCTGGATCCGGCCTCAAGCCGCTGCAGTCTCTTTGAGATGACGCGCTTCCAGCTCACGAACCAAGGGTAGAACCCGACGCCCGAAATACTCGACCTCTTCCTGAAAATGTAAAAAACCTGCCAACAGCAAATCCACACCCAAGGCCTTGAGTGCCACGATTCGTTCGGCAATCTGCTGCGGGGTGCCGATCAAGTTGGTTTTGAATCCATCGTTGTACTGAACCAGATCCTCGAAGGTTGACTTTGCCCAGTTGCCTTCCCCTTCAAGTGAAGACTTGCCCGCTTGCTTCGCCGCATCTCCAAAGGCATGGACCGCCTCGACGTCGGCACTGTCGATGATCGCCTGCAAGACCGCCCGCGCTTCTTCCTCGGTGTCACGGGCAATGACGAAAGCGTTAACCCCGATTTTCACTGAATGCTGATGGGCAGCCGCCTTGGCCCGAATGTCGTCTACCTGAGTCTTGATACCTTCAGGTGTATTGCCATTGGTGAAATACCAGTCCGATACCTGTGCGGCCATGTCACGCGCCGCCCGCGAGCTGCCGCCCTGGAATATTTCAGGGTGCGGCAAAGCTAGCGGCTTGGGTTTAAGGGTGTAGTTGTTGATTCGATAGAAGTCGCCCTTGAACGTGAAGTTGTCCTGGGTCCAGATCCCTTTGAGCACTCGAATGAACTCTTCGGAGCGACGATAGCGTTCATCGTGTTCCAGCCAATGCTCGCCGATGGCCTGGAACTCTCCTTTGAACCAGCCACTGACAATATTGACCGCGATCCGCCCCTGCGTCAGTTGATCTATGGTTGCCAGCTGCTTGGCGGCCAAAGCCGGCTTCCACGGCCCCGGGAGGATCGCTGCAATCACTTTCAAGCGTGTCGTGGCCGCCAACAAGGCATGACTGAACGCCACAGATTCATGCTGGAACTCCGCACCATAGCCTGCAGTAAAGCGGATCTGGGTCAATGCATAGTCAAAACCGGCGGCTTCTGCCAACTGCGCGAGCTTT is a window of Pseudomonas taetrolens DNA encoding:
- a CDS encoding aminopeptidase P family protein, giving the protein MSTQLLNTEAVVSRLARTRALMSRHGIHALLVPSADPHLSEYLPAYWQGRQWLSGFQGSVGTLIVTPTFAGLWADSRYWEQATKELGGSTIELVKLLPGQPGPLEWLAEQTPEGATVSVDGAVLALASARTLESKLKARGACLRTDLDLLGQVWEDRPALPVRPLFEHLPPQATVSRVEKLAKLRETLKQRDADAHFIATLDDIAWLFNLRGSDVSFNPVFVSFALVESERATLFVDPGKVNAQLQQTLERDGVELRDYNEINAALAALPSSTRLLVDPARVTCGLVGHLQDEVKLVEGVNPTTLAKSQKSLDDAFHIRQAMEQDGAALCEFFAWLENALGRERITELTIDERLTAERARRPGFVSLSFNTIAAFNANGAMPHYHATEQEHAVIEGDGLLLIDSGGQYLGGTTDITRMVPVGTPCNEQKRDCTRVLKGVIALSRAQFPKGILSPLLDSIARAPIWAESVDYGHGTGHGVGYFLNVHEGPQVIAYQAAPAAHTAMQPGMITSIEPGTYRPGRWGVRIENLVLNREAGTSEFGAFLSFETLTLCPIDTRCLEPSLLTREELEWFDAYHAQVRARLSPLLEGAALEWLLARTAPLSITA
- the rhtA gene encoding threonine/homoserine exporter RhtA, which gives rise to MTKLSHSLSSTLLPVGLLLIAMASIQSGASLAKSMFPIVGAQGTTTLRLIFASIIMLLILRPWRAKLTAKSLKTVIVYGAALGGMNFLFYMSLRSVPLGIAVALEFTGPLAVAIYASRRLVDFIWIGLAITGLLLLIPTGDSTQGIDLTGAGYALGAGVCWALYILFGQKAGADNGVQTAALGVMIAALFVAPIGIVHAGSALLTPGLIPIAIAVAILSTALPYTLEMVALTRMPTRTFGTLMSIEPAFGALSGLLFLNEVLSFAQWMAISCIILASVGATLTMRNHSKPIIADKNSSV
- the sfnG gene encoding dimethylsulfone monooxygenase SfnG; its protein translation is MPMSQQAIKFAYWVPNVSGGLVVSKIEQRTSWSIDYNRKLAQLAEAAGFDYALTQIRFTAGYGAEFQHESVAFSHALLAATTRLKVIAAILPGPWKPALAAKQLATIDQLTQGRIAVNIVSGWFKGEFQAIGEHWLEHDERYRRSEEFIRVLKGIWTQDNFTFKGDFYRINNYTLKPKPLALPHPEIFQGGSSRAARDMAAQVSDWYFTNGNTPEGIKTQVDDIRAKAAAHQHSVKIGVNAFVIARDTEEEARAVLQAIIDSADVEAVHAFGDAAKQAGKSSLEGEGNWAKSTFEDLVQYNDGFKTNLIGTPQQIAERIVALKALGVDLLLAGFLHFQEEVEYFGRRVLPLVRELEARHLKETAAA
- a CDS encoding cysteine desulfurase family protein, with product MNKRPLYFDYAATTPVDARVIQVMVDCLGVEGNFGNPASGSHVFGQEARQAVERAREQVAALVNADPEQIIWTSGATESNNLALKGVAQASGHSRGHVITSQIEHKAVLDTARFLEQSGFEVTYLAPDAKGLISTDAVSAALREDTLLVSLMLVNNELGTVNDIPAIGRRVREHGALFHVDAAQGAGKIAIDLREWAVDLMSFSAHKVYGPKGVGALYVGPRAQHRLQAQMHGGGHESGLRSGTLATHQIAGMGAAFAVASESFALELSHIKGLRQRLLESLIDVPGLHCNGCPDQRIPHTLSLTFDKGPFNSAALSAELAYSATSACNSASKAPSHVLLALGHDAEQASRTIRLSLGRFTREQDVDEAVKAIKAAITAPAPFWVVAES
- a CDS encoding sigma-54 interaction domain-containing protein, which produces MQLLTLPPAPALATSIRATAQVFEDPASRALLAHMQQIAPSDASVLIIGETGTGKELVARHIHQLSHRHQQPFVAVNCGAFAETLVEAELFGHEKGAFTGALGAKAGWFEEADGGTLFLDEIGDLSLPIQVKLLRVLQEQEVVRLGSRKSTPINVRVLAATNVNLEQAIDAGHFREDLYYRLNVIRLKLLPLRERPGDILPLARHFLQTYRQRLSHGPTLLSGGAEEVLRHHSWQGNIRELENVIHHSLLLCRNQTITVQDLRLSQSRSRRQDHPAQPQVPDTAQALLQRAFQRLFEEEPGALHESVEDALLRAAYIFCHHNQVHTAKLLGLSRNVTRARLIKLGALSVNTRQPIASSGSSPVQQSV